The Daucus carota subsp. sativus chromosome 7, DH1 v3.0, whole genome shotgun sequence genome window below encodes:
- the LOC108196268 gene encoding uncharacterized protein LOC108196268: MDAISFSDATICRHSCLGYPFDYLPVRCDRNLYFGFKYHPLTHRNYYHGTSLSKTSCAIPVHKDFRYTGDLLSKSSTTVFSSRGDSSLTRALDEGDGIPSDTDEILEFTEFDLSTVGGDHYEKRPRKKTVESERDELLEELALSKAKQQEYMATIMHDKERAIAELEAAKTLFNQNLQESIEEKFNLETKLVLAKQDAVELAVQVERLAEISFQQATAHILEDAQLRVSAAETSAAEAAYQIEERVRNSIEGTIISIVDKSKKAIEKALALAETASEHTTKAMSMFTDSVTPVGEMASIQTQNIKLQATIDDLNSKLLLSRSEIDLLKLELEQAQERANAIETRASDTMKALAEYQESSGVKSLQLEEEIKLLLEKMKKDAGDRKKSVSKVIKVELEAMRAAVDSAKEAAQCKEEAYLRRCEALQRSLKASEVASKMWRQRAELGESLLLREKPIGEGEEDAIFVLNGGRVDLLMDDDSQKWKLLSDGPRREIPDWMARRICSIFPKFPPRKKDISESITSKFKSLTLPRPDEVWSIAHEKPKEGDTLIEHVIEKEIIEKKRKALERALQRKTIQWQKTPEQIKLEPGTGTGREIVFQGFNWESSRKKWYLELAPKASDLSKSGITAVWFPPPTESVAPQGYMPSDLYNLNSAYGSREELKYCIEEMHNQDLLALGDVVLNHRCAHKQSPNGVWNIFGGKLAWGPEAIVCDDPNFQGRGNPSSGDIFHAAPNIDHSQDFVRKDVKEWLNWLRNDTGFDGWRLDFVRGFSGSYVKEYIEASNPSFAIGEYWDSLAYEGGNLCYNQDAHRQRIVNWINATGGTSSAFDVTTKGILHSALHNEYWRLIDPQGKPTGVLGWWPSRAVTFLENHDTGSTQGHWPFPRDKLTQGYAYILTHPGTPVVFYDHFYDFGIHDTITELIEARKRASIHCRSPVKIFHAVSEGYAAQIGDSLVMKLGQFDWNPSKEVNLDGSWQMFVNKGSDYQIWLRK; the protein is encoded by the exons ATGGATGCCATTTCATTTTCCGATGCAACAATCTGTAGGCATTCCTGTCTTGGCTACCCATTTGATTATTTACCTGTGAGATGTGACCGCAACTTGTATTTTGGTTTTAAGTATCATCCTCTGACCCATAGAAATTATTACCACGGGACGAGCTTATCAAAGACTTCATGTGCGATACCTGTTCACAAGGATTTTCGGTACACAGGAGACCTGCTCAGCAAATCAAGTACCACTGTCTTTTCTAGCAGG GGAGATTCTTCGTTAACTCGTGCTCTTGATGAAGGAGATGGTATTCCTTCAGATACTGatgaaatattagaatttaCTGAATTTGATTTATCAACAGTTGGAGGAGACCATTATGAAAAACGACCTAGGAAAAAAACCGTCGAGAGTGAGAGAGATGAGCTTTTGGAAGAGTTGGCTCTATCCAAGGCTAAACAACAGGAATATATGGCCACCATAATGCACGACAAAGAACGGGCAATTGCAGAACTCGAGGCTGCCAAAACTTTGTTTAACCAGAATCTGCAGGAGTCAATTGAAGAGAAATTTAACTTGGAAACCAAATTGGTTCTTGCAAAACAAGATGCTGTTGAACTGGCAGTGCAAGTAGAAAGGTTGGCAGAGATTTCTTTTCAGCAGGCCACTGCTCACATATTAGAAGATGCACAGTTAAGGGTTTCTGCAGCTGAAACTTCAGCTGCTGAAGCAGCTTACCAGATTGAAGAACGGGTACGGAATTCCATTGAAGGTACCATTATATCTATCGTAGATAAGTCTAAAAAGGCCATAGAGAAGGCTCTGGCTCTTGCAGAAACAGCTAGCGAACATACAACAAAAGCGATGTCTATGTTTACAGATAGTGTAACTCCTGTTGGTGAGATGGCTTCCATCCAGACACAGAATATCAAGTTACAAGCTACTATTGATGATCTGAACTCTAAATTATTACTTTCAAGAAGTGAGATTGATCTATTAAAGCTGGAACTGGAACAAGCTCAAGAACGGGCAAATGCAATTGAAACTCGTGCAAGTGATACAATGAAAGCACTGGCAGAATATCAGGAGTCAAGCGGGGTGAAATCTCTTCAGCTAGAGGAGGAAATTAAATTGTTATTAGAAAAAATGAAGAAGGATGCAGGTGATAGAAAAAAATCTGTTTCTAAGGTTATTAAGGTTGAACTGGAGGCAATGAGGGCAGCAGTTGACTCTGCTAAAGAAGCAGCACAATGCAAGGAGGAGGCATACCTGAGAAGGTGTGAAGCTCTACAGAGATCTTTAAAAGCATCTGAAGTTGCTTCAAAGATGTGGAGACAAAGAGCAGAGTTGGGAGAGTCGTTGTTGTTAAGAGAAAAGCCAATAGGCGAAGGGGAAGAAGATGCAATATTTGTTCTTAATGGTGGACGGGTTGACCTGTTAATGGATGATGATTCACAAAAGTGGAAACTACTCAGTGATGGTCCTCGCAGAGAGATACCCGACTGGATGGCACGAAGGATATGTTCCATCTTCCCCAAGTTTCCTCCAAGGAAGAAGGACATTTCTGAATCCATAACATCTAAATTTAAATCTTTGACATTGCCCCGTCCTGATGAAGTTTGGTCTATTGCTCATGAAAAGCCAAAGGAAGGGGACACACTTATTGAACATGTAATTGAGAAAGAAATTATTGAAAAGAAGCGGAAGGCTTTAGAACGTGCGCTTCAGCGAAAGACCATTCAGTGGCAGAAGACCCCTGAACAAATAAAATTAG AGCCAGGAACTGGTACCGGAAGAGAGATTGTG TTCCAAGGTTTCAATTGGGAAAGCTCGAGAAAAAAGTGGTACCTTGAGCTGGCTCCAAAAGCTTCTGATTTATCCAAGTCTGGCATTACAGCTGTGTGGTTCCCACCGCCAACTGAATCTGTTGCTCCACAAG GGTATATGCCTTCGGACCTGTACAACTTAAACTCGGCATATGGTTCTAGAGAGGAGCTTAAGTATTGTATAGAGGAAATGCATAATCAAGATCTTTTG GCCTTGGGAGATGTTGTACTAAATCATCGGTGTGCCCATAAGCAG AGTCCAAATGGTGTGTGGAACATTTTTGGTGGCAAGCTTGCATGGGGACCAGAGGCTATTGTCTGCGATGATCCAAATTTTCAAGGGCGTGGAAATCCTTCAAGTG GCGATATCTTTCATGCAGCACCGAACATTGATCACTCCCAGGATTTTGTACGAAAAGATGTGAAAGAGTGGTTAAATTGGCTCCGCAATGATACTGGTTTTGATGGATGGCGCCTGGACTTTGTGAG AGGGTTTTCAGGCAGTTATGTGAAAGAGTATATAGAAGCTTCCAATCCTTCATTTGCAATTGGGGAATATTGGGATAGTCTGGCTTATGAGGGCGGTAATTTATGCTACAATCAAG ATGCTCATCGTCAAAGGATCGTCAATTGGATTAATGCCACTGGTGGCACCTCTTCAGCATTTGATGTCACAACGAAG GGTATACTCCACTCGGCTCTACATAATGAATACTGGAGACTAATAGATCCTCAGGGAAAACCAACCGGAGTATTGGGATGGTGGCCTTCACGTGCCGTCACATTTTTGGAAAACCATGATACTGGATCAACTCAG GGTCATTGGCCGTTTCCAAGAGATAAGCTTACGCAAGGATATGCATATATTCTAACTCATCCTGGAACG CCTGTTGTGTTTTACGATCATTTCTATGATTTTGGCATCCATGATACCATTACGGAGTTGATTGAGGCCCGAAAACGTGCTTCTATCCATTGTAGAAGTCCTGTGAAGATATTTCATGCTGTGAGTGAGGGTTATGCTGCACAAATTGGAGATTCGCTCGTAATGAAgcttggtcaatttgactggaaTCCGTCAAAGGAAGTGAATCTGGATGGTAGCTGGCAAATGTTTGTCAATAAAGGATCAGATTATCAGATATGGCTGCGAAAATAA